The Herpetosiphonaceae bacterium genome has a segment encoding these proteins:
- a CDS encoding condensation domain-containing protein, producing MTVATFLDDLRHKGVQLWADGDRLRYRAPQGVLTAELLTALAEHKAAILTLLRDGNDAPQHGALPQIEPDPGTRYEPFPLTDIQQAYWIGRMGSLELGNVATHVYLELDGGALDLDRFRDAWQRLIDRHDMLRAIVREDGLQQILPHVPPYALHVADVRPLPSDARAAHLEAIRQELSHQVLPADTWPLFDLRATILDDEQVRLHISLDMLILDAWSLRLLVRELAALYHQPERQLPPLALSFRDYVLAERTLRDTSAYRRAQDYWWERLPTLPPAPELPLVRQPESLRHPRFVRRSGRLERDTWQRLKQQATQHGLTPSALLAAAFAEILTTWSTSSRFTINLTLFNRLPLHPQVHDIVGDFTATTLLMVDNAAGDTFAARAERVQTQLWSDLEHSQISGVRVLRELARIQGEGARAVMPVVFTSTLINQRVSQEDQPTLGWQLVHSISQTPQVWLDHQVSEQAGALVFNWDAVDDLFPGGMLDDMFGAYCQLLQRLAESKASWQSPLSQVDLARYDGIIQRHEHADSPALRAPDDEALRGADTPSRALVREISGLVADILDLSDVDPRANLLDLGANSVEIIRIANRMERELGFRPKLEDFYRSPTVVGLARAYEHQRHRSQPPSASARTESELDRRIGAIPLLVDPVDREVFKQRQPGLRPDDQDKPRIPLDRGDVEAALSAYTQRHSHRHFVQQPIPWEAFRTLLGCLRQVTLDEHPKYLYPSAGGLYPIQTYLHVRPQRVEGLTGGIYYYHPVGHWLTLLTPDVDLDRTIHDPFVNGPVFDEAAFSIFLIAQLSAIAPMYGNQSWHYATLEAGYIGQLLMMSAPHSRIGLCPIGSLDFDRIRHLFALDQTHVLVHSLLGGGIDPDCGVSRSSAQEVAYGMAPAADDREEIEL from the coding sequence ATGACGGTAGCAACGTTCCTGGACGACCTGAGGCACAAGGGTGTTCAGCTTTGGGCAGACGGTGATCGCTTGCGCTATCGTGCGCCCCAGGGCGTCCTGACGGCGGAGTTGCTCACGGCGCTGGCTGAGCACAAGGCGGCCATTCTGACGCTGCTGCGTGATGGCAATGATGCGCCACAGCATGGCGCGCTGCCGCAGATCGAGCCAGATCCAGGCACACGCTACGAACCCTTTCCGCTCACCGACATCCAGCAGGCCTACTGGATCGGTCGCATGGGCAGCCTTGAGCTTGGCAACGTCGCCACGCATGTGTATCTCGAACTTGACGGCGGCGCGCTCGACCTTGATCGCTTCCGCGATGCGTGGCAGCGGCTGATCGACCGTCACGATATGCTGCGGGCGATTGTGCGCGAGGACGGTCTGCAACAGATCCTGCCGCACGTTCCGCCCTACGCATTGCACGTGGCCGACGTACGCCCGCTCCCATCTGACGCCAGAGCAGCGCATCTGGAGGCCATACGCCAGGAATTATCCCATCAAGTGCTGCCCGCCGATACCTGGCCGCTGTTCGATCTCCGCGCGACGATCCTCGACGATGAGCAGGTCCGGCTGCATATCAGCCTCGACATGCTGATCCTCGACGCCTGGAGCTTGCGGCTGCTGGTGCGCGAGCTTGCGGCGCTCTATCATCAGCCGGAGCGGCAGCTTCCACCGCTGGCGCTCTCATTCCGCGATTACGTGCTCGCCGAGCGCACACTGCGTGACACCAGCGCCTATCGGCGTGCGCAGGACTATTGGTGGGAGCGCCTGCCGACGCTGCCGCCCGCGCCGGAGCTGCCACTGGTGCGGCAGCCCGAAAGCCTGCGACACCCACGGTTCGTCCGCCGCAGCGGCAGGCTGGAGCGCGACACCTGGCAGCGGCTCAAGCAGCAGGCAACGCAGCACGGCCTCACGCCTTCGGCGCTGCTGGCCGCCGCATTTGCCGAGATCCTGACGACATGGAGTACAAGCTCGCGGTTTACGATCAACCTGACGCTCTTCAACCGGCTCCCGCTGCACCCGCAGGTTCATGACATCGTCGGAGACTTTACCGCGACGACTCTGCTGATGGTCGATAATGCGGCGGGCGACACCTTCGCGGCGCGGGCCGAGCGTGTGCAGACGCAGCTCTGGTCCGATCTGGAGCACAGCCAGATCAGCGGCGTGCGTGTGCTGCGTGAGCTTGCCAGGATTCAGGGCGAGGGAGCCAGAGCGGTGATGCCGGTGGTCTTTACCAGTACCTTGATCAATCAGCGCGTCTCTCAGGAGGACCAGCCCACCCTCGGATGGCAGCTTGTTCACAGCATCAGCCAGACACCCCAGGTCTGGCTCGATCATCAGGTTTCGGAGCAGGCCGGAGCGCTGGTCTTCAACTGGGACGCCGTGGACGATCTGTTTCCTGGTGGCATGCTCGACGATATGTTTGGCGCGTATTGTCAGCTTCTCCAGCGCTTGGCCGAGAGCAAAGCGAGCTGGCAATCCCCGCTGAGCCAGGTCGACCTGGCACGCTACGATGGGATCATCCAACGACACGAGCACGCAGACTCGCCTGCGCTCCGAGCGCCGGATGACGAAGCGCTTCGGGGCGCGGACACGCCATCGCGCGCGCTGGTCCGAGAGATCAGCGGCCTCGTCGCCGATATTCTTGATCTTTCGGATGTCGATCCCAGGGCCAATCTGCTTGATCTCGGCGCGAACTCGGTCGAGATCATCAGGATTGCAAACCGCATGGAGCGTGAGCTTGGATTCCGCCCCAAGCTTGAGGACTTCTACCGCTCGCCGACGGTGGTCGGGCTGGCGCGCGCCTACGAGCACCAGCGCCATCGCAGCCAGCCGCCGAGCGCTTCGGCGCGGACAGAGAGTGAGCTGGACCGACGCATCGGCGCGATCCCGCTGCTGGTCGATCCCGTAGACCGCGAGGTGTTCAAGCAGCGCCAGCCGGGGCTGCGTCCCGACGATCAGGACAAGCCCCGCATCCCGCTGGATCGCGGTGATGTGGAGGCTGCCCTGAGCGCCTATACGCAGCGCCACAGCCATCGGCACTTTGTGCAGCAGCCGATCCCGTGGGAGGCGTTTCGGACGCTGCTTGGCTGCCTCCGGCAGGTGACGCTCGACGAACATCCGAAGTACCTGTATCCTTCTGCGGGTGGCCTCTACCCAATCCAAACGTATCTTCATGTTCGACCACAACGGGTTGAGGGCTTGACGGGCGGAATCTATTATTATCATCCCGTCGGCCACTGGCTCACGCTGCTCACGCCCGATGTCGATCTCGACCGGACGATCCACGATCCATTTGTTAACGGCCCCGTGTTTGACGAAGCAGCCTTCTCGATCTTTCTGATCGCGCAGCTCAGTGCCATCGCGCCGATGTATGGCAACCAGAGCTGGCACTACGCCACGCTCGAAGCAGGATACATAGGTCAGTTGTTGATGATGTCAGCGCCTCACAGTCGGATCGGACTCTGTCCGATCGGCAGCCTGGATTTTGATCGAATCCGCCATCTCTTTGCCCTGGATCAGACCCATGTGCTGGTACATTCGCTGCTTGGCGGCGGCATCGATCCCGATTGCGGCGTGTCGCGATCGTCGGCGCAAGAGGTCGCGTATGGCATGGCACCGGCAGCAGACGACCGCGAGGAGATCGAGCTATGA
- a CDS encoding LacI family DNA-binding transcriptional regulator gives MRKRFRKVFAMPSLTEIAKRLNVSASSVSRALNGQPGLSDTTRSRILAEVERLNFVPHGSARALASTRAENIGFTVYHQPSLLADDPFYSRILLGVEQEVRQRKFHLLLTALEDDQVARPRQWSVVHGKRVDGLVLAGPFIPPRFILAIHTQGTPLVLVDNAIVGASIDVVLGDDQGGAYGIAEHILSHGHRRIVILSGPESWITNRERCAGFIKALSEQQVTPLAILHAATTTYQTGHELMRAALSAQPTAVLAINDAMAMGAIDAAREAGLSVPDALVVTGFDDVESAERFHVPLTTVHIPKQRLGQIAARRLFERIEDRDGPQQRTLVATTLVIRRSCGCDVSAERRSNAARSQSRR, from the coding sequence ATGAGAAAGCGCTTTCGTAAGGTTTTCGCTATGCCATCGTTAACCGAGATTGCAAAACGCCTGAATGTTTCGGCATCCTCGGTTTCACGTGCGCTAAACGGGCAGCCGGGACTCAGCGATACCACACGATCACGGATCCTGGCGGAAGTCGAGCGACTCAACTTCGTACCGCACGGATCGGCTCGTGCTCTGGCCTCGACCCGCGCCGAAAACATTGGCTTTACGGTTTATCACCAGCCGAGCCTGCTTGCCGACGACCCGTTTTACAGCCGCATCCTGCTTGGTGTCGAGCAGGAGGTTCGACAGCGGAAGTTCCACCTGCTGCTTACCGCGCTGGAAGACGATCAGGTAGCGCGACCAAGGCAATGGAGCGTTGTTCATGGCAAGCGCGTTGACGGCCTCGTTCTGGCTGGTCCATTTATCCCACCGCGCTTCATTCTTGCCATCCACACCCAGGGCACGCCGCTCGTGCTGGTGGATAACGCGATCGTCGGCGCGTCGATCGACGTCGTGCTTGGCGACGACCAGGGTGGTGCCTATGGTATCGCCGAGCATATCCTCAGCCACGGTCATCGCCGAATCGTGATCCTCTCCGGTCCTGAGAGCTGGATCACTAACCGTGAGCGCTGCGCCGGTTTCATCAAAGCGCTGAGCGAGCAGCAGGTGACACCGCTCGCGATCCTGCATGCGGCGACGACAACCTATCAGACAGGGCACGAGCTTATGCGCGCGGCGCTCAGCGCGCAACCCACTGCAGTGCTCGCGATCAACGATGCCATGGCGATGGGGGCGATCGACGCTGCGCGCGAGGCTGGATTGAGCGTTCCTGACGCTCTCGTCGTGACCGGCTTTGACGATGTCGAGTCCGCCGAACGATTCCATGTGCCGCTGACGACCGTTCACATCCCCAAGCAGCGCCTCGGCCAGATCGCCGCGCGGCGCTTATTCGAGCGGATTGAGGATCGGGATGGTCCGCAGCAGCGCACGCTGGTTGCGACCACGCTGGTAATTCGCCGATCCTGCGGCTGCGACGTGTCGGCAGAAAGGAGGTCTAACGCCGCGCGCAGCCAGAGCCGAAGATAA
- a CDS encoding sugar ABC transporter substrate-binding protein: MMRRTLSWLTLLTLLLGILSACGGSDGTTAGTAGTQAPTTTESSPSTGSPAASAPAAGEKVKLRLSTWAGVEEAKELDAILAKVNAEATSFEIVQEPQPADYYTKLQTTIAGGQAADLIWLSQEYIAGYVDRGALMDVTDCLNGSDRPAAKLDDYFPEVLQTAQFKGKTYGLPWISQPVILYYNPKLFQDAGVAEPTADWTWDDFKSAAEKLTKPDQGIYGTAFNDWPPIQMFIWQAGGEVVSEDLMQSPIDSPEAIQGAEFYGDIIFNPTYAAPENVIKEQGFGELAKNGKVAMFFGGAADDLDYAHTKDAKFAELKAALVPKGPKSRTTFAWTASTVVNAGTANKQAACDALIALTEGIHHWKIVAPRKSLANKETIVASVPLKEASADVIVEAAKDMRSFRIVPAQSEWDTVFWEQFKDPLFHDKGAAADLAKPAREALEAVLQGP, translated from the coding sequence ATGATGCGACGAACATTGTCATGGTTGACGCTCCTTACGCTCCTGCTAGGCATCCTGTCCGCATGTGGTGGATCTGATGGGACGACCGCCGGAACGGCAGGTACCCAGGCACCGACGACGACTGAGTCTTCCCCCAGTACCGGCTCGCCCGCCGCGTCAGCGCCCGCTGCTGGCGAGAAAGTCAAACTGCGCCTGTCCACCTGGGCAGGCGTCGAAGAGGCCAAAGAGCTGGACGCCATTCTTGCAAAGGTCAACGCGGAGGCTACGAGTTTCGAGATCGTGCAGGAGCCACAGCCAGCCGACTACTACACCAAGCTCCAGACCACGATCGCCGGTGGTCAGGCCGCCGACCTGATCTGGCTATCGCAGGAGTATATCGCCGGCTACGTCGATCGCGGCGCGCTGATGGACGTGACCGACTGCCTCAACGGCAGCGACCGGCCTGCGGCGAAGCTCGACGACTATTTCCCGGAGGTGCTCCAGACCGCGCAGTTCAAAGGCAAGACCTACGGCCTGCCCTGGATCTCGCAGCCGGTGATCCTGTACTACAACCCGAAGCTCTTTCAGGATGCTGGCGTCGCGGAGCCGACCGCCGACTGGACCTGGGACGACTTCAAGAGCGCCGCCGAGAAGCTGACCAAGCCGGATCAGGGCATCTACGGCACGGCGTTCAATGACTGGCCGCCGATCCAGATGTTCATCTGGCAGGCGGGTGGCGAGGTCGTGAGCGAGGATCTGATGCAATCGCCGATCGACTCGCCGGAAGCCATCCAGGGCGCGGAGTTCTACGGCGATATTATCTTTAATCCCACGTATGCCGCACCCGAAAATGTGATCAAAGAGCAGGGCTTTGGCGAGCTTGCCAAGAACGGCAAGGTCGCCATGTTCTTCGGCGGCGCGGCGGACGACCTAGACTACGCCCATACCAAGGACGCGAAGTTCGCCGAGCTGAAGGCCGCGCTCGTGCCAAAAGGTCCTAAGAGCCGGACCACCTTCGCTTGGACCGCCTCGACGGTCGTGAACGCAGGTACGGCAAATAAACAGGCCGCCTGCGATGCGCTGATCGCCTTGACCGAGGGGATTCACCACTGGAAGATCGTCGCGCCGCGCAAGTCGCTCGCCAACAAAGAGACGATCGTTGCCAGCGTGCCGCTCAAAGAAGCCTCGGCTGACGTGATCGTCGAGGCGGCTAAGGATATGCGCTCGTTCAGGATCGTCCCGGCACAGTCGGAGTGGGATACCGTCTTCTGGGAGCAGTTCAAAGATCCGCTGTTCCACGATAAGGGAGCGGCGGCTGACCTCGCCAAACCCGCTCGTGAGGCGCTGGAAGCGGTCCTTCAGGGTCCGTAA
- a CDS encoding sugar ABC transporter permease: protein MTQLYIRTLVDYLLAGIGIVAVMFAVYYLLPRLGAKKETAAGVALIMPWLLGFLLWTLYPIGASLYYSFTDFNGLQTPEWVGLDNYRRLLQPSSFFWPSLRLTMLYGVLSLPFGLALSLAIAMLLARDVKGIGFWRTMFYLPAVIPSVATFILWLWLLSTNGLFNQIFSPLYRLIGIGNPSWFTDPRFALPGLLIMSIWGAFGANTVILLAGLKNIPKHLYEAADIDGAGAWAKFWNVTLPMVSPSLFYTLVLGVIAAVKILDVGLFVRLPRESGTFLGVLVYQYAFGTRSLMGYASALSWLMLLIIAVLTAIVFRTSALWVFYEGEKRG, encoded by the coding sequence ATGACGCAACTCTACATACGGACCCTGGTCGACTATCTTCTTGCGGGAATCGGCATCGTCGCGGTGATGTTCGCCGTCTACTATCTGCTGCCACGGCTCGGAGCGAAGAAGGAGACGGCGGCGGGCGTCGCGCTGATTATGCCGTGGCTGCTCGGATTCTTGCTCTGGACGCTGTATCCGATCGGCGCATCGCTCTATTACAGCTTCACCGATTTCAACGGCCTGCAAACGCCGGAGTGGGTCGGCCTCGACAACTACCGCCGTCTGCTTCAGCCGTCGTCGTTCTTCTGGCCGTCGCTTCGGCTCACAATGCTCTATGGCGTGCTGAGTCTGCCGTTTGGCCTGGCGCTCTCGCTGGCGATTGCCATGCTTCTGGCGCGGGACGTCAAAGGCATCGGCTTCTGGCGCACTATGTTCTACCTCCCGGCAGTCATCCCGTCGGTGGCGACATTTATCCTCTGGCTCTGGCTGCTCTCGACCAATGGCCTCTTCAATCAGATCTTCAGCCCGCTCTACCGTCTGATCGGCATCGGGAATCCAAGCTGGTTTACCGATCCGCGCTTCGCGCTTCCGGGCCTGCTGATCATGAGCATCTGGGGCGCGTTCGGGGCCAATACGGTGATCTTGCTTGCCGGGCTCAAGAACATTCCCAAGCATCTGTACGAGGCCGCAGACATCGACGGCGCGGGCGCGTGGGCCAAGTTCTGGAACGTCACGCTGCCGATGGTCAGCCCGTCCCTGTTCTACACGCTGGTGCTGGGCGTGATCGCCGCCGTTAAAATTCTGGATGTTGGGCTGTTTGTCCGGTTGCCGCGCGAGTCCGGCACCTTTCTCGGCGTGCTCGTGTACCAATATGCCTTCGGCACCCGCTCGCTGATGGGCTATGCCTCCGCGCTGAGCTGGCTCATGCTGCTGATCATCGCCGTTCTCACCGCGATTGTCTTTCGTACCTCCGCGCTGTGGGTGTTCTATGAAGGCGAGAAGCGAGGCTAA
- a CDS encoding carbohydrate ABC transporter permease — MVGTILTYVGLLIGLLFVVIPLYWMIATSLKTSSALFLLPPQIIPEPIRWQNYVEVWQLVPLARYFANSIFITMLAMFGEILTCSLVAYGFARFNFPGRTILFGIMLGTMMLPGVITLIPSFIIWARVLDRYDTFSPLTVGALFAWGPSYIFLLRQFFLTIPREIEDAATIDGANLMQTFFQVMLPLVKPALLAVAVLSFNGNWNNFFSQLIYLSTPEKFGLPLGLYQFNSALSGGGEAPKWNMMMAMTVLMTIPIVLLYVRAQKYFIEGITVGAVKG; from the coding sequence ATGGTTGGAACGATCCTGACCTATGTCGGGCTGCTCATCGGACTGTTGTTCGTGGTGATCCCGCTCTACTGGATGATCGCGACATCGCTCAAGACGAGCAGCGCCTTGTTTCTGCTGCCGCCGCAGATTATCCCAGAGCCGATACGCTGGCAGAACTACGTCGAGGTCTGGCAGCTTGTCCCGCTGGCACGCTACTTCGCCAACAGCATCTTTATCACCATGCTGGCGATGTTCGGCGAGATCCTGACTTGCTCGCTTGTAGCCTACGGCTTTGCACGGTTCAACTTTCCGGGCCGCACCATCCTCTTCGGCATCATGCTGGGCACGATGATGCTGCCGGGCGTGATTACGCTGATTCCGTCGTTCATCATCTGGGCGCGCGTGCTCGATCGCTACGACACGTTTTCGCCGCTCACGGTCGGCGCACTCTTCGCCTGGGGGCCGTCGTACATCTTCCTGCTGCGTCAGTTCTTTCTCACGATCCCTCGTGAGATCGAGGATGCGGCGACTATCGACGGCGCGAATCTGATGCAGACCTTCTTCCAGGTGATGCTGCCGCTGGTCAAGCCTGCCCTGCTGGCGGTCGCGGTGCTGAGCTTCAACGGCAACTGGAATAATTTCTTTAGCCAGTTGATCTATCTGAGCACGCCCGAAAAATTCGGCCTGCCGCTTGGCCTGTACCAGTTCAACTCGGCGCTCTCCGGCGGCGGCGAAGCGCCCAAATGGAACATGATGATGGCGATGACGGTGCTGATGACGATCCCGATCGTGCTGCTGTATGTGCGCGCCCAGAAATATTTTATCGAGGGCATCACCGTTGGCGCGGTCAAAGGCTAG